Within Desulfovibrio legallii, the genomic segment TTTTTGCAGGATCTCTTCAAGGATGGCGTCTCCTTTGACCCGGAAACGCTGCGCGTCTACGCTTCCGACGCCAGCCTGCGCACAGGCGTGGTGCTGGCCATGGTCCGCCCGGAAAATGCGGCGCAGCTCTGCGAGTTTATGCGCTGGGCCGAAGAACAGCGCGTGGTCGTCCATCCGCGCGGGCGCGGCACCAGCCTTTCCGGCGGCTGCGTGCCCACGGTTCCCGGCATTGTGGTTTCCATGCTGGGCATGGACAGGATTCTGGACATTTCCAAGGAAGACTTCGTGGCCGTGGTGGAGCCCGGCGTCAACACCGCGCTGCTCCAGGCGGAGTGCGAGAAGCTCGGCATGTTCTATCCGCCGGATCCGGCCAGCGGCAAGGCCACCAGCGTGGGCGGCAATGTGCTGACCTGTGCGGGCGGTCTGCGCGCCGTCAAGTACGGCGTCACCCGCGACTATGTGCTGGGCGTGGAAGCCGTGCTGCCCGGCGGCAAGATGGTCAAATTCGGCGGGCGGTCGCACAAGGACGTCATCGGGCTGGACCTGGGCCGCCTGTTTGTGGGCAGCGAAGGCAGCCTGGGCATTGTGACCAAGCTCACCCTCAAGCTCCTTCCCAAGCCCGAAGCCTCGGCCTCTGTGCTGGTGGGCTACCCTTCACTGGATGCGGCCCTGGCCTCCATGGGCAAGGTCTTTGCGGCGGGCATTCTGCCCTGTGCCGTGGAATTCATGAATGAAACCGTGCTGGAGATCCTGACCAAAACGGGCGAAGTGCCTTGGCCGGATACGGTCAAATCTCTGCTGCTGTTCCAGGTGGACGGCAGCCGCGATACCGTGCCCCTGGAAAACGCCCGGCTCTCCAAACAGCTGGACGACGCCCTCTGGCGCATGGAAGGCGTGGGCAAGGAAGAGGAGGACAAACTCTGGGCCTACCGGCGCAGGGTTTCGGCCGCCTCCTATGTGCTGGGGCCGGACCGCATCGGCGGGGACATGGCCGTGCCGCGCGGCTCCATTCTCAAGGCCGTGCGCCGGTTTGAAGAAATTGCCGCCGCCAACGGTAAACGGCTTATCGGCTTCGGGCACGCGGGCGACGGCAACATCCACGCCAACCTGCACTACGACGCCTCAGACCCGGACGACGCCCGCCGCACCCAGAAAACCCACCACGAGCTGGACGACGCCGCCCTGGAATTCGGCGGCAGCCTTTCCGGCGAACACGGGGGCGGCTGCCTCAAGGATGTAGGCAAACAGCTGGGCAAAGAGGAACACGCCCTGATGCGCGCCGTGCGGAAGGTTTTTGACCCCCACGGCATCCTCAATCCCGGCAAGGGGTACTAAGATGAAACGCGGATGCACACAGTGCGGCGAATGCCTCAACGTCTGCCCGGTCTACGCCTTGTTTAAGCGAGAGGAATACGCGCCCAAGGGCAAACGGCTGCTTATGGAACCCCTGGACGCCGAATACGGCGACGCCGCCACGGCGCAGCTCTCCTGGGAGCGCGTCCGCCATCTGGCCCGGCTCTGCGCCGGTTGCGGGCGCTGCCAGCGCGTTTGCGCGCGCAAGCTCTCCACCAGCGAACTGCTGGCCGACGCGCGGGCCAGAAACCCCCACTGGACGCAAAGCCTGTGGGAACTCTGGATCCGCCGGGCCGGGCCGCTCTGGCCCCTGGCCGGAAAAATCTCCATGCTCGCGCCCGACGCCGCCGTGCCCGCGGGGCTGCGTTCCTCTCTGGCCACGGCCCGCGCCCTGGTGGACCTGCCCCCCATCAAACCCTGGCTTACCCTCGCGCCCACGCAAAAAGCCCCGGGCACGCCTGTGGTCCTGTTCAGCGGCTGTACCGCCGTCAACGCCCGCCCGCGCTGGGTGGCCAAGGCACGCGAGCTGCTGGCCGCCTGGGGCTACCAGGTGCTGGACGGTTCCGCCTTTACCTGCTGCGGCGGCACCCTGCACCACGCAGGCCGCTACAAGGCCCAGGAGGCGGTGCGCCAGAAGAATCTTCAGGTCTGGCGCAACCTGGGCCGCCCCCTGGTGGCGAGCTTCTGCGCCTCGTGCAAGCACAGCCTGGACGAATACGCCGCAGTGCTGCCCGAAGGCGAGGCCGCCCAGTGGAAAGAGAAGTGCCGCGGCCTTTCCGCCCTGCTGGAGCATCCCCGCATCCAGGCCACGGCGGAAGCCCCGGCCGCAGCGGCCTACCACCAGCCCTGCCACTGGGGCACGGCCGATCCTGACCTGCCCTTGCTCAAACAGGGCCTGCCAGGCCTGAAAAAAGGCACGGGATTGTGCTGCGGCATGGGCGGCATCCTCAAAATGAGCAATCCGGATCTCTCCATGGACATGGCCCGCAAATGTATGGATGGCTTTGCCCCGGAGGCCCGTCACATTATCACCGGGTGCAGCGGTTGCGTCATGCAGCTTTCTTCCGTGGCCGCCGCAAAGCACAAGGAGGTACGCCACTGGCTGGATATCGTCGCCGTGGACGCCGGAAACTGAACCCGCCCCGCAACGACGGAAGAACCACATGCTAACCCCGCCCCCAGGGCGGACGAGGAGGCGTCTTTATGGCGAACAAATTTGAAGAATACGGCAAAAAATACGGCACCGTCATCGCCGTGCTGGTGGCCCTGCTGGTGTGGTGTCTGCCCACGCCGGAGGGCATGAACCTGACCCAGCACAAACTGCTGAGCATATTTTCCGGCGCGGTCATCCTTTGGGTAACGCTCAGCGTTTCCGTAGCCACCAGCAGCTTTATCATCGTTTCCCTGCTCTACTTCTGGGTAGGCAACGCCGAAGGCGCCCTGAAGGGCGGCTCGCTGGTGCACAATGCCGGGTTCGCCCTTTCCGGCTTTGCCTCGCCGGCCCTGTGGATGCTCATTACCGGCTTCATCATTTCCATCGCCATGACGGAAACGGGCATGGCGCGCCGGGTGGCCCTGCACCTTATGCGCAGGTTCGGCAAAACGCCCGGCGGGGCCATCCTTTCGCCCATGATCGCCAACCTGCTGGTTGCCCCCCTTACCCCTTCCAACACGGCCCGCACGGCGGCCATGCTGCCCATTGTGGAAGGCGTGGCCCAGGCCTACCGCGTAGAGCCCGGTAAAAGCAATTTCGGCAAAGCCCTCTTCCTGTCCAATACTTTTGCCTCCAACATCACGGCGGGCGGCTTTCTTACAGCCACCATCCCCAACCCCATTGCCATCGGCATGATCGTGGCCGCTCTGGGCACGGCCGCTTCCGTGACCTCCTGGGGCTTCTGGGCCCTGGCCGCCCTGCCCACCACGCTCATCGTGCTTGTGGGCAGCCAGTATGTGGTGCGCTGGCTCTTCCCGCCGGAAATGAAGACCATCCCCGGCGGGCTGGAATATGTGGAAACAGAGCTGCGCGCCATGGGGCCCACCACGCCCCGCGAAAAAAAGGCGCTGCTCTTCTTCAGCCTGGCGCTCCTCCTCTGGGCCACGGACATGTGGCACCACTTCAATTCCACCATGGTGGCCTTTGTGGTGAGCACGCTCATCCTGCTGCCCAAGGTGGGCGTTCTTTCCTGGAAGGAGGCGCAGAAATCCATCCCCTGGGAGCTCTTTGTCTATTTTGGCGGCGTCATCACCCTGAGCAACGTGCTGACCAAGACCAAGGCCTTTGAATGGGTCATCAAATCCGGCATCACGGGCCTGGGCCTCACCAATGTGGACATGATGCCCCTGATGATCGGCCTTATGGGCTTCACCATTTTCAGCCACATTATCTGGTCCACCACCACGGCCATGGCCGGCGTCATGATCCCCATTTACATCGGCCTGGCGCAGAGCTTTGGCTTTCCCGTGGCCGGCTTTGTGCTGCCTCAGGCCATTCTTATGGGCTACGCCCTGTTCCTGCCCTTCAACACCATGGGCAACATCATCATGTTCGGCGCGGGCTACTACACGGTGAGCGAGCAGCTCAAGGCGGCCTTTGCCGTGGGCCTGTTTGCCTGGGCGGCCTGGGCGCTGACCGCCGTGGCCTGGTTCCCCGTCATTGGTTTGTATTGATAAGGAGAGAAACGAACGATGAGTACAACCCGCAAACCCTTGCCGCCCATGGCGCGCGTGCGCCAGTGCTTTACGCGCCCCAAGGTGGACGACCCCGTAGCGGAAATGACCGCCCAGATGCGCCTGCTGGCCCCGCGCATTAAGCCCGGAACCACAGTGGGCATCACTGCCGGCAGCCGCGGCATTCAGAATATCTGCCCCATGCTGGCGGCCGCCATAGCCGTGGTGCGCCAATGCGGCGCAACCCCTGTACTGCTGGCCGCCATGGGCAGCCACGGCGGCGGCACGGCCCAGGGACAGAAGGAAGTTCTCGACAGCCTGGGCATCACGGAAAAAAATCTGGGTGTCAAGGTCATTACCTGCGATACCTGCCGCAGCATCGGCCAGACCCCGGACGGCCTGGTGGCCTATATGCTGGATTCGGCCTTTTCCGTGGACGCCATTATCCCCATCAACCGCGTTAAGACCCACACCTCCTTCAAGGGCTGCGTAGAAAGCGGCATGTGCAAAAAGCTGGTGGTGGGCCTGGGCGGCCCAGGCGGGGCCGGGCAGTTTCACAGCCTGGGGCAGGCCCAGCTGCCGCGCCTGCTGGTGGAGGTGGGCAAAATCATTCTGGAGAAAATGCCGGTCATCGGCGGCGTGGCCATTGTGGAGAACGCCTACGAAGAAACGGCGCGCATCGTGGCCCTGCCCGCCGAAGCCATGATCGAACAGGAAGTGGAGCTCTTGGCCTGGTCCAAAACCCTCATGCCCGCCCTGCCCGTGGACAGCCTGCACGGCCTTATTGTGGAGGAAATGGGCAAGAACTTCAGCGGCACCGGGGTGGACACCAACATCATCGGCCGCCTGCGCATTACCGGCGAAGCCGAGCCGGAGCGCCCCAAAATCCGCTATGTCTCCGTGCTGGATCTTTCGGAAGAATCCCACGGCAACGCCACGGGCATCGGGCTGGTGGACTTTACCACCCAAAAGCTGGTGGATAAGGTAGATCGCCGAGCCACCTACCTCAACAACCTCACCACCACCTTTGTGACCCGCGCCTTTCTGCCCACCTGGTTCGATACGGAGCAGGAAGCCCTGGAAACCATGATGTTCTGCCTGCGAAGCATCCCCAAGGATCAGGTGCGGCTGGTGCGCGTGCCCAACACCCTCTACCTTACGGACTTCTTCGCCACAGAGGCCGTGCTGCGCGATCTCACCGACGCAGCGCGCTTCACCCTGGTGCACGAACCGCGCCCGGTGCAGTTCGATGCCCAGGGGGCGCTGCTGGACCGCATTGGCAGGCCCCACCAGGCATAGCGCAACTACCGGCCATACAAGAATAAATGAAACGCGCCGCACGGGAATGCAACACCCCCGTGCGGCGCGACGACGTTTGCGCCTCTGTAACAGCCCCGCCTATCCCTGCTTCATGCCCGCTATAAGGTCGCTCAGCCGGCGGGCCTGCGCGGCCAGCTCGGCCACGGCCTTGGCGGCCTCGTCCATGGCGGTGGCCGTCTGCCCGGACATGTCGTTAACCTGGACGATGGACTGGTTGATCTCCTCACTGGCGGCGGACTGCTGCTCGCTGGCCGTGGCGATGGCGCTGACCTGATCCGCCGCACCGGCCACGCTCTCCACAATCTGTTGCAAGGCCGCGCCGGAATCTTCCGCATACTTGGTGGCTGTTTCCACCGCGCCCAGGGCCTTGTCCATAGCGTCCACGCTCTGGGCCGTGCTTGTCTGAATGGCGCGGATGGCGTTGCCCACATCGTTGGTGGAGGCCATGGTCTTTTCCGCCAGTTTGCGCACTTCGTCGGCCACTACGGCAAAGCCGCGTCCGGCCTCGCCCGCGCGGGCGGCCTCAATGGCCGCGTTGAGGGCCAGCAGGTTGGTCTGGTCCGCAATATCCGAAATGACGCCCATGATCTTGCTGATGGAGAGAGCGTGCTCATTGAGCGTGCCCATGTCCTCCTTAAGCGCCAGAGAAACGGTGTGCACCTCCGCAATGCTCTCCAGAGCGCCGCGCACCACGTCCGCGCCGTTGGTGGCGTTGGAGCGGGTGGTCTCCGCAGCGTTGGAGGCGTTGGCGGCGCTTTTGGCCACTTCCTGCACGGTGGCGTTCATTTCATTCATGGCCGTGGCGGCCTCGCCCAGGCGCTGCGCCGAAGCGGCGGCCCCGCGGTTGACCTGCTCCACCTGGGCCGCCAGCTGGTCGGAGGCGCTGGAAATAACGCTGACTACCTCTTCCAGCTGCCCGGCGGCAGCCAGCATGCCTTCGCGGCGGGCGCTTTCGGCCTTTCGGGCCGCTTCTTCGGCCTTGGCCGTGGCCTGTCGGGCCTCTTCGCCAGCCTGTTCCGCAGCCTGAGTCTTGGCCGCGCTTTCGTCCAGCAACTGCTTGATGTTGCCCACCATATGGCCCATAGCCTGGCCCAGGACGCTGAATTCGTCCCCCCGGCGGCGGGCCGCATCCAGCAGAGCCGTCTCCTGCGCGTCCAGCTCCAGATGGCCCCCGGCCGCAGCTTCGGCCAGGGAGGAAATGCCGCCCAAAAGCCGCACCATGCCGCGCACGGCCAAAAAGATAATGCCGCCCACCAGGAGCACGCAGCCCAGGGTCAGCAACGCGCTGTTGGAGAGCATGGCGCGCACGGGGCTGAAAATTTCCGCCCGGTCAAATTCCACGCACAGAATCCAGCCCTCCACGGGCATGGTCTTGTAGTAGAGGCCTTTCTCTTCCCCCTGGGCGTTCACAAAACGGGTGCGGCCCTGGCCCTGGCGCAGCAGCTCCTGCACATGGGGAACGGCGCTTTCGTCCTTGCCCATGCGCTTGGCCTCGGGGTGCAGCACCATCCGGCCCTTGAGGTCGTAAGCGTAAACCAGGCCCTTGCTGCCCACCTTGATCAGATCTGTCGTGCCGGCAGCCAGGTCGGCGTTGGCGATGCCCGCCATGACGATGGCCGCCACCTTCCCTTCACGCTTGATGGGAAAGGCCGCCACCGTGGCCGTCTTGCCCGTGGCAGCGCTGATGATGCCCTCCACACAGGGCTCACCCTGGCGGGCCTTGAGGTAATAATTCCGGCTGGCAAAGCTGGTGCCGACGAATTTTTCGTTGGCCTGGCCCGCCCCCTTGAGGTGGTGCCCCAGCACCATGCCGTCCGGGGCCAGCAGCCCGGCGAAGTACACACTGCGGTTGTTGTCTGTAAACGAGCGCAGGGCCTTGTCCGCGCGCTGGGCCAGATTGCCGTGCAGCACGTCCGCATCGCCGCGCTCATAGGCGTCTATGTAATCGCTGATGCGCTGATTTTCCGAAAGCGTTTTCAGGGATTCCGTAAGCCCCAGAAAAACGCCGTTCAGGCCGATGCTCTGGCTTTCCAGAAGCGCGCTCATATCTGTGCGGATCTGCGCGCGCAGAGCTTCCTCCGCCATCTTGTAGCTTACGCCCGCCACCAGGAGCAGCCCGGCTATGGCAGGCAGCAGTATCCCCAGCGACATTTTCTTCAATAACCCGATTTTCATGCCGTTCCTCTGTGCGTCAAACAGTTTCGGGCCAAGGCCCTAACCCGGGAAGTCTTTTTTTACAATACCGTTAAAATCCCCTTGAGCGCCGATTCACCGCCCCCCCCTCCAAGCGCTGCTGTTGTTTCTCTCCGTTCCTTTCGTAACTTTCTGAAATTTCTTTAGCTGTCTCCAAAAGCCGTTCCACAACACAAAATTGTTTCGTTAAAAAATCCGCTTGGGCCAGTATTATTTTTTTACAATCAATTTCAATTGATTATCTATGTGTCCATTTTTTTCAACAATAAAGTACTTTTTTACAAAAATGTTTTGATTGCGCACGCAGATAATAAAAAAAATTAATTATTAAAGATAGATATGTGTGCGGCACACTTTCTGCACAAAGCGTGAACAGCGCACAAACGCGCAACGCCAAACCAAGAGGAAAAATCATGCGACAGGTAGCTATTTACGGCAAGGGCGGCATCGGCAAGTCCACCACCACACAGAACCTCAACGCCGGCCTGGCTGAGATGGGCAAGCATATTATGATCGTGGGCTGCGACCCCAAGGCCGACTCCACCCGCCTTATCCTGGGCGGCCTGGCCCAGCAGAGCGTGCTGGACACCCTGCGGGAAGAAGGCGAGGACATCGACCTTGATCTCGTCCTGAAGGAAGGTTTCGGGGGCATCCGCTGTGTGGAATCCGGCGGTCCTGAACCGGGCGTGGGCTGCGCCGGGCGCGGCATCATCACCTCCATCGGCCTGCTGGAACGCCTGGGGGCCTACACCGAAGACCTGGACTACGTGTTTTACGACGTGCTGGGCGACGTGGTCTGCGGCGGCTTCGCCATGCCTATCCGTGAAGGCAAAGCCCGGGAAATCTACATCGTGGCCTCGGGCGAGATGATGGCCCTCTACGCGGCCAACAACATCTGCAAGGGCATCAAAAAGTACGCCAACACCGGCGGCGTGCGCCTGGGCGGCATCATCTGCAACAGCCGCAACGTGGACGGCGAGGCCGACCTCGTCTCCGCCGTGGCCAAAGAAATCGGCACCCAGATGATCCACTTCGTCCCGCGCGACAACATGGTGCAGCGCGCGGAAATCAACAAGCAGACCGTCATCCAGTTCGACCCCTCCTGCACGCAGGCCAGTCAGTACCGCACCCTGGCCCAGAAGATCGACGGCAACGACATGTTTGTGGTGCCCAAGCCCCTCTCCCAGGAGCGCCTGGAAGAGCTGCTGATGGAACACGGTCTGCTGGACGCCTAACCCCCAAGCCACTCACGGAGAACACCCATGCAAATGATCCGCACCATCATCCGGCCCGAAAAAACCACGGAAGTGCTTTCCGAGCTCCTGGCGGCGGGTTTTCCCGCCGTGACCAAGCTCGACGTGGTGGGCCGCGGCAAGCAGAAGGGCATCATGGTCGGCGACATCCAGTACGACGAAATCCCCAAGCAGATGCTCATTCTGGTGGTCAGCGACGAAGATAAGGACGACGCCGTCCGCGTGATTCTGCGCACCGCCAAAACCGGCGACGGCCACTATGGCGACGGACGCATCTTTGTCTCCGCCGTCAGCGATGCCTGGACCATCAGCAGCGGCAAGGCCGGGCTCTAGGAGGCCGTTATGCAGGAAATTGTAGCAATGGTCCGCGCCAATATGGTGGCCCCCACCAAGGAGGCCCTGGCCAAGGCGGGCTGCCCCTCCTTCACCTGTATGAAGTGCCTGGGCCGCGGCAAAAAGGGCATGGACCCCGCCACTCTGCGCATGGTTATGGAAAGCGGCGAACTGCCCCGCACCCCCGACGGCGAGGCCCTTACCGAGGTGGGCCGCCTCATCCCCAAGCGCCTCTTCAACATCTGCGTGCCCGACGACAAGGTGGAGGCCGTGGTTCAGGCCCTCATCGCGGCCAACAGCACGGGCCACCCCGGCGACGGAAAAATCTTCGTCGTTCCGGTGGAGGAATCCTATGTGGTCCGCACCGGCGAGCGCGCCGACGCATAAGGAAGGTAACGAGTATGACAATGGACGCCAACGCCGTAGTGCTTGAGCGCTACAACGCCAAAGTTTTTAAAAACCGCAAGGAGCATATGCTCCGGGTGGACCCGGCGGCGGAGCAGCAGCAGATCATCGCCAACACCCGCGCCATTCCCGGCATCATGACCAACCGGGGCTGCTGTTACGCGGGCTGCAAGGGCGTGGTGCTGGGCCCCATCAAGGATATGGTGCTTATCACCCACGGCCCCGTGGGCTGCGGCTTCTACAGCTGGGGCACGCGCCGCAACAAGGCCAAGCCCGAAGACGGAAGCAAGGATAACTTCATCCAGTACTGCTTCACCACCGACCTGCAGGAGCCGGACATCGTCTTCGGCGGCACCAAGAAGCTCAAGAAGGCCATCGACGAGATCATGGAGCTCATGCACCCCAAAACCATCATGATCGCCGCCACCTGCCCCGTGGGCCTTATCGGCGACGACATCCAGGCCGTGGCCTCCGAAGCGGAGAAAGAATACGGCATCCGCTGCGTGGCCTACAGCTGCGAAGGCTATAAGGGCGTGAGCCAGTCCGCCGGGCACCACATCGCCAACAACGGTCTGATGAAGAAGGTCATCGGCACCGGCGAATACGAGCCGGCCACCAAATACTCCGTCAACATCCTCGGCGAGTACAACATCGGCGGCGACGGCTGGGAGCAGGAACGCATCCTCAAAAAGATCGGCTACGAGGTGGTCTCCATCTTCACGGGCGACGGCTCCGTTGAGCGCATTGCCAGCTCCCACAAGGCCAACCTCAACCTGGTCCAGTGCCACCGCTCCATCAACTACATCGCCGAAATGATGAAGACCAAGTACGGCGTGGATTGGCTCAAGGTCAACTTCATCGGCATCGAAGGCACCATAGAAAGCCTGCGCCACATGGCCGCCTACTTCGGCGACCCGGCCCTCATCCAGCGCACGGAGGAAGTCATCGCCGAAGAGCTGGCCGAAATCCAGGACCAGGTAGAGGCCTACAAAGCCCGCCTCAACGGCAAAACCGCGGCGCTCTTCGTGGGCGGCAGCCGCTCCCACCACTATCAGGGCCTGCTTAAAGAGCTGGGCGTCAGCACCGTGCTGGCCGGCTACGAATTCGGCCACCGTGACGACTATGAAGGCCGCGAGATCATCCCCACCATCAAGGAAGATGCGGACAGCAAAAACATTGAGCACCTGGACGTGACCAAGGACGAGCAGAAGTACCACGCCTTCCTCACCCAGGAGCAGTACGACAAGCTGGCTGCGGAAATCCCGCTGGAAAAGTATGCCGGCATGGTCAAGGACATGGACGAAGGCTCCTATGTGGTGGACGACCTCAATATGTACGAGGCCGACAAGTTTGTGGAAGTGCTTAAGCCGGACATCTTCTTCTCCGGCATTAAGGACAAATACGCCCTGCAAAAGGCCGGGACTCTCTCGCGCCAGCTGCACTGCTATGACTACAGCGGCCCCTACGCGGGCTTCAAGGGCGCCGTGCAGTTTGGCCACGACGTCTGCATGGGCTACTTCACCCCGGCGTGGCACATGGTCACCCCGCCCTGGAAGACGCGCGCCACCCTGCAAGGCTCTGTGGGAGAAAAGTAATGCTTGACCTTACCCCCAAAACCCATCTGAACCGCTCGGGCATCCTCATCAACCCGTGCAAGACCTGCCAGCCCGTGGGCGCGCTCTTCGCGGCGCTGGGCGTGCACAACTGCATGCCCTACAGCCACGGCTCCCAGGGCTGCGTCTCCTACCACCGTACCTACCTCACCCGCCACTTCAAGGAACCGGCCATCGCCTGCACCAGCTCCTTTACCGAAGGCGCGTGCGTGTTTGGCGGCGGGCCCAACATCCGCCAGGGCGTCAAAAACGCCTTCGACGTCTACAACCCCGACATCATTGCCGTGCATACCACCTGTCTTTCCGAAACCATCGGCGACGACCTCAATACCTATATTGAGGAAATGGACATCCCCGACGGCAAGTATGTGGTGCACTGCAACACGCCGAGCTATGTGGGTTCGCACATCACGGGCTTCGGCAACATGATGGCGGGCTTCATCAAATACCTGGCCGCCAAGGGAAAGGCCACGGAAACCGTGGCCGTATTCCCCGGCTTCGTAAACCCCGGCGACGTGCGCGAATACAAGCACCTGCTCCGGCACATGAAGCTCAAAAACATCATGTTCCCCGACTGCAGCAATGTCATGGACGCGCCCATGACCGGCAAGTACAAGATGTACCCCGACGGCGGCACCACCATTGAGGAAATCAAGGCGCTGGGCTCCTGCCGCAAGGTTCTGGCCCTGGGCCGCCTCACCAGCGACGAGCCCGCCGCCCAGCTCAAGCGCAGGTGCGGCGTGGAATACGACCTGCTGCCCCTGCCCATCGGCCTGGCCGACACGGACGCCTTCATCATGGCCATGGCCAACCTCAACGGCGGGGACGTGGACGCGGCCCTGGAAGAGGAACGCGGCCGCCTGGTGGACCTTATGCTGGACGCCAACCCCTACTACTACGGCAAAAGGGTGGCCGTGTACGGCGACCCGGACACGGTGCTGGGCCTCACCCGCTTCTGTCTGGAGCTCGGCATGACGCCCGCCTATGCCCTTACGGGCACGCCCGGTGAGGCTTTTGTCAAGCTGGCCACGGCCCTGTTCAAGGAATACGGCAAGGAAGAAGAGTGCAAGGCCTTTGCCGCCAAAGACCTCTTTGACCTCCATCAGTTCATCAAAAACGAACCCGTGGACCTTTTGCTGGGCAACTCCCACGGCAAGCAGATCGCCAAGGCCGAGGGCATCCCGCTGGTGCGGGTGGGCTTCCCCATCCTGGACAGGTACGGCCACCCCGCCCTGCCCATGGTGGGCTACCGCGGGGCCTTCCTGCTGGCCACCCACATCGCCGACGCGCTCATGGATCAGTTCGACCGCGTTTGCGCCGACGAGGACATGGATCTGGTTATGTAGCGGCCGCCCGGCCGCAGACGCACAAGGCATACAAACAAGGGCCGGGGGATCTTCCCCCGCCCTCCCCAAGGGGGTTGTCATGAGCATGGAAGTTCTGGAAGAACGCCGCACCTCCATTCAGGAAAAAGGCCGCGGTGGCTGCTGCGGCGACGGCCTGCGCTGTGATACGGCCAGCGTGGCCGGGGCCGTGAGCCAGCGAGCCTGCGTGTACTGCGGCGCGCGCGTGGTGCTCAACCCCATTACGGACGCCTTCCACATCGTGCACGGGCCCATCGGCTGCTCCAGCTACACCTGGGACATCCGGGGCAGCCTTACCAGCGGTTCTGAATTGTACCGCAACAGTTTTTCCACGGACCTGCAGGAAAAAGACATCGTCTTCGGCGGCGCGGAAAAACTCACCCGCGCCATAGACGAAGCCGTGGCCCAGTACAAGCCCAAACTGATCTTCGTTTACGCCACCTGCATCGTGGGCGTTATCGGCGACGACGTGGAGGCCGTGTGCCGTCGGGCCGAGGCGCAGTACGGCATCCGGGTTATCGCGGTCAAAGCGCCGGGCTTTTCCGGCACCAAGTCCACAGGTTACCGCATGGCCTGCAACGCCCTCATGCAGCTCATGCTGCCCCACGCCGACCAGCCCCGCGTCAAGGGCGTGAACATCCTGGGCGACTACAACCTGGCCGGCGAAATGTGGATCATTAAAAACTACCTCAAGGCCATGGGCATCCCCGTGGTGGCCACCATGACCGGCGATGCCGCCTACGAAACGCTCATCCGCGCCCCTGCGGCTCAGCTCAATATCGTGCAGTGCGCGGGCTCCATGATGTATCTGGCCCGGCGTATGGAGGACGAGCTGGGCGTGCCCTGGATGCGCGCCAGCTTCTTTGGCGTGGAGGATACCTCCACCGCCCTGCGCCAGGTGGCGGAACGCCTGGGCGACGCCGCGGCCAAGGCCAAGGCCGAAGCCCTGATCCGGGAACGCGCCGCCGCGGCCACCAACTTTCTGGAGCGCTACAAGCCCCACTTCGTGGGCAAAAAGGCCGCCATCTTTGTGGGCGGCGGCTTCAAGGCCATCTCCCTCATCCGGCAGTTCAACGAAATGGGCATTGAAACCGTGGTGGTGGGCACGCAAACCGGCAAGCCTGAGGACTATGAAGTCATCGAGAGCCTGGTGAACCCCGGCACCGTCATCCTGGACGACGCCAACCCTGCCGAGCTTGAGACCTTTATGCGCGAAAAAGGCGCGGACATCCTGGTGGGCGGCGTTAAGGAGCGGCCCCTGGCCTACAAGCTGGGCATCGCCTTCTGCGACCACAACCACGAGCGCAAGCACGCCCT encodes:
- a CDS encoding (Fe-S)-binding protein, with the protein product MKRGCTQCGECLNVCPVYALFKREEYAPKGKRLLMEPLDAEYGDAATAQLSWERVRHLARLCAGCGRCQRVCARKLSTSELLADARARNPHWTQSLWELWIRRAGPLWPLAGKISMLAPDAAVPAGLRSSLATARALVDLPPIKPWLTLAPTQKAPGTPVVLFSGCTAVNARPRWVAKARELLAAWGYQVLDGSAFTCCGGTLHHAGRYKAQEAVRQKNLQVWRNLGRPLVASFCASCKHSLDEYAAVLPEGEAAQWKEKCRGLSALLEHPRIQATAEAPAAAAYHQPCHWGTADPDLPLLKQGLPGLKKGTGLCCGMGGILKMSNPDLSMDMARKCMDGFAPEARHIITGCSGCVMQLSSVAAAKHKEVRHWLDIVAVDAGN
- a CDS encoding methyl-accepting chemotaxis protein; this translates as MSLGILLPAIAGLLLVAGVSYKMAEEALRAQIRTDMSALLESQSIGLNGVFLGLTESLKTLSENQRISDYIDAYERGDADVLHGNLAQRADKALRSFTDNNRSVYFAGLLAPDGMVLGHHLKGAGQANEKFVGTSFASRNYYLKARQGEPCVEGIISAATGKTATVAAFPIKREGKVAAIVMAGIANADLAAGTTDLIKVGSKGLVYAYDLKGRMVLHPEAKRMGKDESAVPHVQELLRQGQGRTRFVNAQGEEKGLYYKTMPVEGWILCVEFDRAEIFSPVRAMLSNSALLTLGCVLLVGGIIFLAVRGMVRLLGGISSLAEAAAGGHLELDAQETALLDAARRRGDEFSVLGQAMGHMVGNIKQLLDESAAKTQAAEQAGEEARQATAKAEEAARKAESARREGMLAAAGQLEEVVSVISSASDQLAAQVEQVNRGAAASAQRLGEAATAMNEMNATVQEVAKSAANASNAAETTRSNATNGADVVRGALESIAEVHTVSLALKEDMGTLNEHALSISKIMGVISDIADQTNLLALNAAIEAARAGEAGRGFAVVADEVRKLAEKTMASTNDVGNAIRAIQTSTAQSVDAMDKALGAVETATKYAEDSGAALQQIVESVAGAADQVSAIATASEQQSAASEEINQSIVQVNDMSGQTATAMDEAAKAVAELAAQARRLSDLIAGMKQG
- a CDS encoding SLC13 family permease, whose protein sequence is MANKFEEYGKKYGTVIAVLVALLVWCLPTPEGMNLTQHKLLSIFSGAVILWVTLSVSVATSSFIIVSLLYFWVGNAEGALKGGSLVHNAGFALSGFASPALWMLITGFIISIAMTETGMARRVALHLMRRFGKTPGGAILSPMIANLLVAPLTPSNTARTAAMLPIVEGVAQAYRVEPGKSNFGKALFLSNTFASNITAGGFLTATIPNPIAIGMIVAALGTAASVTSWGFWALAALPTTLIVLVGSQYVVRWLFPPEMKTIPGGLEYVETELRAMGPTTPREKKALLFFSLALLLWATDMWHHFNSTMVAFVVSTLILLPKVGVLSWKEAQKSIPWELFVYFGGVITLSNVLTKTKAFEWVIKSGITGLGLTNVDMMPLMIGLMGFTIFSHIIWSTTTAMAGVMIPIYIGLAQSFGFPVAGFVLPQAILMGYALFLPFNTMGNIIMFGAGYYTVSEQLKAAFAVGLFAWAAWALTAVAWFPVIGLY
- a CDS encoding FAD-binding oxidoreductase, translated to MSEEYATALTPEHKKFLQDLFKDGVSFDPETLRVYASDASLRTGVVLAMVRPENAAQLCEFMRWAEEQRVVVHPRGRGTSLSGGCVPTVPGIVVSMLGMDRILDISKEDFVAVVEPGVNTALLQAECEKLGMFYPPDPASGKATSVGGNVLTCAGGLRAVKYGVTRDYVLGVEAVLPGGKMVKFGGRSHKDVIGLDLGRLFVGSEGSLGIVTKLTLKLLPKPEASASVLVGYPSLDAALASMGKVFAAGILPCAVEFMNETVLEILTKTGEVPWPDTVKSLLLFQVDGSRDTVPLENARLSKQLDDALWRMEGVGKEEEDKLWAYRRRVSAASYVLGPDRIGGDMAVPRGSILKAVRRFEEIAAANGKRLIGFGHAGDGNIHANLHYDASDPDDARRTQKTHHELDDAALEFGGSLSGEHGGGCLKDVGKQLGKEEHALMRAVRKVFDPHGILNPGKGY